One segment of Daphnia magna isolate NIES linkage group LG2, ASM2063170v1.1, whole genome shotgun sequence DNA contains the following:
- the LOC116916333 gene encoding NADH dehydrogenase [ubiquinone] iron-sulfur protein 6, mitochondrial codes for MATSKFRAVQILGKQFKQTSIRHTFSFSTVPKLLKNPVENDIPTHTGQKWDEADFRLVRFENASKEVNTRFAIDLIAEVPPKEVKSRIVSCDGGGGPLGHPKVFINLDQPGNHTCGYCGLRFLKADEHHH; via the exons ATGGCGACTAGCAAATTTCGTGCTGTGCAAATCCTTGGAAAACAATTCAAACAAACTTCAATTCGGcatacattttcattttcaaccgTCCCAAAATTGTTGAAAAACCCGGTGGAAAACGACATTCCCACTCATACTGGGCAG AAATGGGATGAAGCTGATTTCCGCCTAGTTCGGTTTGAAAATGCCTCGAAAGAAGTCAATACCCGCTTTGCAATTGATTTAATTGCTGAGGTTCCACCAAAAGAGGTTAAATCACGGATTGTATCTTGTGATGGAGGAGGAGGCCCTCTAGGACATCCAAAAGTTTTCATCAATTTGGATCAACCTGGCAATCACACCTGTGGGTACTGTGGGCTTCGCTTTCTTAAAGCAGATGAACATCATCATTAA
- the LOC116916322 gene encoding nucleolar protein 10 isoform X2, with amino-acid sequence MLIQSSNNVKIYNLSAGKSLPEWLSDRKKRALQSKDLDIRRRVELIQDFDMPGVSTSIKVSKDGKYIMATGIYKPRVRCYEVANLSMKFERCMDAEVIKFEMLSEDYSKVVFLQCDRFVEFHAQYGRYYRTRIPKFGRDLKYHFQSCNLYIVGTGPDVYRLNLEEGRFLNSFQTEGTTLNVCDMNPFHQLFVCGSKEGKIEAWDPRARNRVGVLDCALHAVTPDTQVIGIPQVTAVKFRDALTMGVGTSTGQILLYDLRSNRPTRVKDHRYGLPIKTVDFHNLNHDLVASMDSRIVRLWDRNTGEPYVSVEATSDLNDLCLVPNSGMMFMANEDKKMLTYYIPNLGPAPRWCSFLDSLTEELEEGETAAVYDDYKFLTVEELHDLGFSHLIGTNLLRAYMHGYFIDMRLYRKAKSIVEPLSLTRYKQNKVKETIDQQRSSRVQLQKLPAVNRELALKLMEDSKAVDDAEAVGKKSAAKLLMKSNILNDSRFKDLFVNPNFQIDKSSEEFRLLNPAVSRLDKIREKRIKKALVEDQFEPVKGTSLENPLMDDEFSDSERKGRKRTISSDDSSSSSDDESLRNEIKLQHKIIREEKFQKRRLEREQEKLEGPKFMALKPGQKFQGFRSTNDQPKKKLARAALGERIHLEEDVNKIKLAPSAGSREMTFTLPQSERVTKAREQAQQHHEERRKIIRSANHLRTRGRGRGGRGRY; translated from the exons ATGTTGATTCAAAGTTCCAACAATGTAAAAATCTATAATCTAAGTGCCGGGAAGTCTTTACCAGAG TGGTTGTCTGATCGGAAGAAGAGAGCATTACAAAGCAAAGATTTGGACATCAGGAGACGTGTGGAGCTAATTCAAGATTTTGACATGCCAGGAGTCAGTACCTCAATAAAGGTCTCTAAGGATGGAAAATACATTATGGCTACAGGCATCTACAAGCCAAGAGTTCGATGTTATGAAGTGGCCAATCTGTCCATGAAATTTGAACGTTGCATGGATGCAGAAGTCATAAAATTTGAGATGTTATCAGAAGATTACAGTAAAGTAGTCTTCTTGCAATGTGATCGCTTTGTCGAGTTTCACGCACAATACGGCCGCTATTACAGAACTAGGATACCCAAGTTTGGAAGGGATTTAAAGTATCATTTTCAGTCATGCAATCTCTATATTGTTGGGACAGG GCCAGACGTGTATCGCCTTAATTTGGAAGAAGGAAGATTCTTAAACTCATTTCAAACAGAAGGCACAACTCTTAATGTTTGTGATATGAATCCATTTCACCAATTGTTCGTCTGTGGTTccaaagaaggaaaaatagaGGCATGGGATCCCCGTGCTAGAAACCGGGTTGGTGTTCTCGATTGTGCTTTACACGCAGTAACACCTGACACACA AGTCATAGGCATTCCTCAAGTCACGGCCGTCAAATTCCGTGACGCATTAACAATGGGAGTTGGTACTTCGACTGGCCAGATACTTCTTTATGACTTGCGATCCAATCGGCCAACTAGAGTAAAAGATCACCGATACGGACTCCCCATCAAAACCGTCGATTTTCATAATCTGAACCATGATTTAGTTGCGTCGATGGACTCGAGAATAGTTCGCCTATGGGACAGAAATACG GGTGAACCTTATGTTTCCGTCGAAGCCACATCAGATCTTAATGATCTGTGCTTAGTACCCAACAGTGGTATGATGTTCATGGCTAACGAAGACAAAAAGATGCTCACCTATTATATCCCTAACCTTGGTCCGGCCCCTCGCTGGTGTAGTTTCCTTGACTCGTTGACAGAAGAACTGGAGGAAGGAGAAACCGCTGCCGTTTACGATGATTATAAATTCTTGACAGTTGAGGAGTTGCACGATTTAGGGTTCTCTCACCTAATTG GAACCAACTTGTTGCGAGCTTACATGCATGGATATTTTATTGATATGCGACTTTACCGTAAAGCCAAATCCATCGTCGAACCTTTATCACTAACACGctataaacaaaataaagtcAAGGAAACAATTGATCAACAACGTTCCAGTAGAGTTCAGTTACAA AAACTACCTGCGGTGAACCGCGAGCTGGCTCTCAAACTTATGGAAGACAGTAAGGCGGTTGACGATGCTGAAGCAGTTGGGAAAAAGAGTGCTGCGAAATTGCTCATGAAATCCAATATTCTCAACGATTCGCGTTTCAAAGACCTGTTCGTGAACCCTAACTTTCAGATTGACAAATCCTCCGAAGAAttcag GTTGCTTAACCCTGCAGTCTCACGTTTGGACAAAATCCGAGAAAAACGTATCAAAAAGGCTCTCGTTGAAGACCAGTTTGAACCCGTCAAG GGAACAAGTTTAGAGAATCCCCTCATGGATGATGAGTTTTCCGACAGTGAAAGGAAGGGTCGCAAACGGACCATTTCG AGTGACGACAGCAGTAGCAGCTCAGATGACGAAAGCCtcagaaatgaaataaaattacagCATAAAATAATCAgagaagaaaaatttcaaaagaggCGATTAGAGAGAGAACAGGAGAAGCTCGAAGGGCCTAAGTTCATGGCGCTTAAGCCAGGACAAAAATTTCAGGGTTTCCGCTCTACTAACGATCAACCTAAGAAAAAACTGGCCAG GGCTGCCCTTGGTGAGAGAATTCACCTAGAGGAAGATGTTAACAAGATAAAGCTTGCGCCGTCTGCTGGGTCCAGAGAGATGACATTTACTCTTCCACAG agcGAACGTGTTACGAAAGCCAGAGAACAGGCTCAACAACATCACGAAGAACGACGTAAAATAATACGATCAGCCAATCATTTGAGAACACGAGGTCGTGGGAGAGGTGGTCGGGGAAGATATTGA
- the LOC116916322 gene encoding nucleolar protein 10 isoform X1 yields the protein MLIQSSNNVKIYNLSAGKSLPEWLSDRKKRALQSKDLDIRRRVELIQDFDMPGVSTSIKVSKDGKYIMATGIYKPRVRCYEVANLSMKFERCMDAEVIKFEMLSEDYSKVVFLQCDRFVEFHAQYGRYYRTRIPKFGRDLKYHFQSCNLYIVGTGPDVYRLNLEEGRFLNSFQTEGTTLNVCDMNPFHQLFVCGSKEGKIEAWDPRARNRVGVLDCALHAVTPDTQVIGIPQVTAVKFRDALTMGVGTSTGQILLYDLRSNRPTRVKDHRYGLPIKTVDFHNLNHDLVASMDSRIVRLWDRNTGEPYVSVEATSDLNDLCLVPNSGMMFMANEDKKMLTYYIPNLGPAPRWCSFLDSLTEELEEGETAAVYDDYKFLTVEELHDLGFSHLIGTNLLRAYMHGYFIDMRLYRKAKSIVEPLSLTRYKQNKVKETIDQQRSSRVQLQKLPAVNRELALKLMEDSKAVDDAEAVGKKSAAKLLMKSNILNDSRFKDLFVNPNFQIDKSSEEFRLLNPAVSRLDKIREKRIKKALVEDQFEPVKGTSLENPLMDDEFSDSERKGRKRTISQSDDSSSSSDDESLRNEIKLQHKIIREEKFQKRRLEREQEKLEGPKFMALKPGQKFQGFRSTNDQPKKKLARAALGERIHLEEDVNKIKLAPSAGSREMTFTLPQSERVTKAREQAQQHHEERRKIIRSANHLRTRGRGRGGRGRY from the exons ATGTTGATTCAAAGTTCCAACAATGTAAAAATCTATAATCTAAGTGCCGGGAAGTCTTTACCAGAG TGGTTGTCTGATCGGAAGAAGAGAGCATTACAAAGCAAAGATTTGGACATCAGGAGACGTGTGGAGCTAATTCAAGATTTTGACATGCCAGGAGTCAGTACCTCAATAAAGGTCTCTAAGGATGGAAAATACATTATGGCTACAGGCATCTACAAGCCAAGAGTTCGATGTTATGAAGTGGCCAATCTGTCCATGAAATTTGAACGTTGCATGGATGCAGAAGTCATAAAATTTGAGATGTTATCAGAAGATTACAGTAAAGTAGTCTTCTTGCAATGTGATCGCTTTGTCGAGTTTCACGCACAATACGGCCGCTATTACAGAACTAGGATACCCAAGTTTGGAAGGGATTTAAAGTATCATTTTCAGTCATGCAATCTCTATATTGTTGGGACAGG GCCAGACGTGTATCGCCTTAATTTGGAAGAAGGAAGATTCTTAAACTCATTTCAAACAGAAGGCACAACTCTTAATGTTTGTGATATGAATCCATTTCACCAATTGTTCGTCTGTGGTTccaaagaaggaaaaatagaGGCATGGGATCCCCGTGCTAGAAACCGGGTTGGTGTTCTCGATTGTGCTTTACACGCAGTAACACCTGACACACA AGTCATAGGCATTCCTCAAGTCACGGCCGTCAAATTCCGTGACGCATTAACAATGGGAGTTGGTACTTCGACTGGCCAGATACTTCTTTATGACTTGCGATCCAATCGGCCAACTAGAGTAAAAGATCACCGATACGGACTCCCCATCAAAACCGTCGATTTTCATAATCTGAACCATGATTTAGTTGCGTCGATGGACTCGAGAATAGTTCGCCTATGGGACAGAAATACG GGTGAACCTTATGTTTCCGTCGAAGCCACATCAGATCTTAATGATCTGTGCTTAGTACCCAACAGTGGTATGATGTTCATGGCTAACGAAGACAAAAAGATGCTCACCTATTATATCCCTAACCTTGGTCCGGCCCCTCGCTGGTGTAGTTTCCTTGACTCGTTGACAGAAGAACTGGAGGAAGGAGAAACCGCTGCCGTTTACGATGATTATAAATTCTTGACAGTTGAGGAGTTGCACGATTTAGGGTTCTCTCACCTAATTG GAACCAACTTGTTGCGAGCTTACATGCATGGATATTTTATTGATATGCGACTTTACCGTAAAGCCAAATCCATCGTCGAACCTTTATCACTAACACGctataaacaaaataaagtcAAGGAAACAATTGATCAACAACGTTCCAGTAGAGTTCAGTTACAA AAACTACCTGCGGTGAACCGCGAGCTGGCTCTCAAACTTATGGAAGACAGTAAGGCGGTTGACGATGCTGAAGCAGTTGGGAAAAAGAGTGCTGCGAAATTGCTCATGAAATCCAATATTCTCAACGATTCGCGTTTCAAAGACCTGTTCGTGAACCCTAACTTTCAGATTGACAAATCCTCCGAAGAAttcag GTTGCTTAACCCTGCAGTCTCACGTTTGGACAAAATCCGAGAAAAACGTATCAAAAAGGCTCTCGTTGAAGACCAGTTTGAACCCGTCAAG GGAACAAGTTTAGAGAATCCCCTCATGGATGATGAGTTTTCCGACAGTGAAAGGAAGGGTCGCAAACGGACCATTTCG CAGAGTGACGACAGCAGTAGCAGCTCAGATGACGAAAGCCtcagaaatgaaataaaattacagCATAAAATAATCAgagaagaaaaatttcaaaagaggCGATTAGAGAGAGAACAGGAGAAGCTCGAAGGGCCTAAGTTCATGGCGCTTAAGCCAGGACAAAAATTTCAGGGTTTCCGCTCTACTAACGATCAACCTAAGAAAAAACTGGCCAG GGCTGCCCTTGGTGAGAGAATTCACCTAGAGGAAGATGTTAACAAGATAAAGCTTGCGCCGTCTGCTGGGTCCAGAGAGATGACATTTACTCTTCCACAG agcGAACGTGTTACGAAAGCCAGAGAACAGGCTCAACAACATCACGAAGAACGACGTAAAATAATACGATCAGCCAATCATTTGAGAACACGAGGTCGTGGGAGAGGTGGTCGGGGAAGATATTGA
- the LOC116916328 gene encoding cytochrome c1, heme protein, mitochondrial: MAGVAGKFVKSGLLRVQSNGIIQQSHLSTLRELSAGKKAGLVVVGSLIGGAAGLAYTLDQSVKASGLDLHAPHFPWSHNGIFSSLDHASIRRGYEVYKQVCSACHSMKYLAYRNLIDVSHTEDEAKEEAAAIQVTDGPNEEGLMFQRPGKLSDRFPSPYTNEEAARNANNGALPPDLTYITAARHGGEDYLFSLLTGYTDPPGGITLRDGLYYNPYFPGGAIGMAQALYNELIEYSDGTPATASQMAKDVAIFLKWAAEPEHDDRKKMALKALMLFSFLISVAYYWKRHKWSVVKTRKIVYKPKSE; encoded by the exons ATGGCCGGAGTAGCGGGTAAATTCGTTAAGTCTGGGCTACTTCGAGTCCAAAGCAATGGTATTATCCAG CAATCCCATCTGTCTACTCTACGTGAGCTCTCGGCCGGCAAAAAAGCG GGACTAGTGGTGGTGGGGTCACTGATTGGAGGTGCTGCTGGGTTGGCATACACCTTGGACCAATCGGTCAAGGCTTCAGGACTGGACTTACATGCTCCCCATTTTCCATGGAGCCATAATGGGATATTTTCTTCCTTAGATCATGCTAG CATTCGTCGTGGCTATGAAGTGTACAAGCAAGTTTGCTCTGCTTGCCATAGTATGAAATATTTGGCCTATCGTAACTTGATTGATGTCAGTCATACTGAGGATGAAGCCAAAGAGGAAGCAGCTGCTATTCAG GTTACAGATGGGCCAAATGAGGAAGGTCTTATGTTCCAGCGACCAGGCAAGCTTTCTGATAGATTTCCAAGTCCATATACTAACGAAGAAGCTGCACGAAATGCCAACAATGGTGCACTTCCACCCGATCTAACCTACATCACCGCTGCTCGTCACGGAGGAGAAGACTATTTGTTCTCCTTGTTGACTGGTTACACCGATCCACCAGGTGGTATTACGTTGCGCGACGGCCTTTATTACAATCCGTATTTCCCGGGTGGTGCCATTGGCATGGCCCAAGCACTCTACAACGAG CTGATCGAGTATTCGGATGGAACGCCAGCCACTGCCAGTCAAATGGCTAAAGACGTGGCTATCTTCCTCAAATGGGCAGCTGAGCCTGAACACGACGATCGCAAGAAGATGGCTCTTAAAGCTCTTATGCTGTTCTCCTTCTTGATTTCAGTAGCCTACTACTGGAAGCGCCACAAGTGGAGTGTTGTCAAAACCAGGAAAATCGTTTACAAGCCAAAATCCGAATAG